A genomic stretch from Orcinus orca chromosome 14, mOrcOrc1.1, whole genome shotgun sequence includes:
- the ZNF239 gene encoding zinc finger protein 239: MESEEYLSLKVPSQMATQDSVTFCKNEPQDPQESKILFVTEERTERKISESKSPPIDHCSENLQNKLVSDVKEVVSPSFRGETICQIGQSKESLDPFDCKHKDICGWKSWVISCSHQRAHAEEKPCTHYDCGKIRTTSPGGHPGEKIHTAEKLYRCSQCGRDFSERSELVLHQRDHTEEKPYRCDQCGKGFTRSSSLLIHREVHADEKPYKCDKCGKGFTRSSSLLIHHSVHTGEKPYKCDKCGKGFTQSSKLHIHQRVHTGEKPYECGECGMSFSQRSNLHIHQRIHTGERPYKCGECGKGFSQSSNLHIHRCSHTGEKPYQCYECGKGFSQSSDLRIHLRVHTGEKPYHCGKCGKGFSQSSKLLIHQRVHTGEKPYECSKCGKGFSQSSNLHIHQRVHRKDPH; encoded by the coding sequence ATGGAAAGTGAAGAATATTTGTCTTTGAAAGTCCCAAGCCAAATGGCCACACAGGACTCAGTGACGTTCTGTAAGAATGAGCCCCAAGATCCTCAGGAAAGCAAAATTCTGTTTGTAACTGAAGAACGCACTGAGAGGAAAATCTCAGAGAGCAAAAGTCCCCCCATCGACCATTGTTCAGAGAACCTTCAAAATAAACTTGTGTCTGATGTAAAAGAAGTGGTCTCGCCCTCATTCAGAGGTGAGACAATATGCCAGATTGGCCAGTCGAAAGAATCCTTGGATCCCTTTGACTGTAAACACAAGGACATTTGTGGTTGGAAGTCATGGGTGATCAGTTGTAGTCATCAGAGAGCTCATGCAGAGGAGAAGCCCTGCACCCATTATGACTGTGGGAAAATACGTACCACCAGCCCAGGTGGTCACCCAGGTGAGAAAATCCACACTGCTGAGAAACTATACAGATGTAGTCAGTGTGGTAGGGACTTCAGTGAGCGCTCAGAGCTAGTCCTTCATCAGAGGGACCACACAGAAGAAAAGCCCTACAGATGTGATCAGTGCGGGAAGGGCTTCACGAGAAGCTCAAGTCTCCTTATCCACCGCGAAGTCCATGCAGATGAGAAGCCTTATAAGTGCGACAAGTGTGGGAAGGGCTTCACGAGGAGTTCAAGTCTGCTCATTCATCACTCAGTCCACACAGGCGAGAAGCCTTACAAATGTGACAAGTGCGGGAAGGGCTTTACTCAGAGCTCCAAACTGCACATCCACCAGCGAGTgcacactggagagaagccctatgAGTGCGGGGAGTGTGGTATGAGCTTCAGTCAGCGCTCCAACCTGCACATCCACCAGCGCATCCATACGGGGGAGAGGCCCTACAAGTGTGGAGAGTGTGGGAAGGGCTTCAGTCAGAGTTCAAACCTTCACATCCACCGATGCTCACACACGGGGGAGAAGCCTTACCAGTGCTATGAGTGTGGGAAGGGCTTCAGCCAGAGCTCAGACCTCCGCATCCACCTCAGAGTCcacactggggagaagccctaTCACTGCGGCAAGTGCGGGAAGGGATTCAGCCAGAGCTCCAAactcctcatccaccagagagtccacactggagagaagccctacGAGTGCAGCAAGTGTGGGAAGGGCTTCAGCCAGAGCTCCAACCTCCACATCCACCAGCGGGTCCACAGGAAAGATCCCCATTAA